The DNA region ACGGCGTTCTTTCTTCGGAGTTCTGCTCTCGATATATAAAAAATTGACACAAAATCTACATAAATTTAATTAAGGATATTTTATACTGAATTTGTGCATTCGCGATAAATCACGCTGGTAAATGGAAAGGAAACATTGACCATTTTTGACACTAATAATTCTGGCTCGCCAGCTCGGTATGGAACAACTAACGTCTATTTACAACATACTATCTTAGAGTTCTTGCAGATTCGTGGCTGCCAGTCAGCACCAGGAATTGATCGGAGGCAGAAGCCTGCACTTGCTGGGGGTGAACACCAAACCCTGGTCCCCATTGGTATTTACGGGTCACGTGACCCTATCGGTCGATCGCCCCTCATAGGGGCCAGACAATCCAGGCACCTGGGTTCATCACTTAACAACTTCCAGGTCAGGCACAGCAGGGCCGAGGCTCAGGGTAGACCACCCTCCACTCTGCTCCAATACATTTTAAAACGGGTTCCTCCTCCCTCAATTTCACCGACAGGACATTTTCTTCCACATGAGCCACCCAGAAAGTTGATTTGACAATTTAATGCCAAACATTCCCCTCTCAAATAGCAGGCCCATATTAAACTCGCATATTGACGGGTCATTCATCTCTGTGCTGCCAGGGCTTACtgtgcagacgacacaaagctgggtgggagggtgagctgtgaggaggatgcagagatcctttagttgatttggacaagttgagcgagcGGAAAAATGAATGGCAAATGCAGCATAATTTacataaatgcaaggttatccactttagtagcaaaagCGAGATGGCAGATTATtaactgaatggccataaattaggagaggggagcgtGCAATGAGATCTGGGAGTCCTCATACACCAATCGCTGAagctaagcatgcaggtgcagtgggtggtaaagaaggcaaatggtatgttcaccttcatagcgagaggattcaagagcaggagcagggatgtcttgctgcaattgtacaggaccttgatgaggccacacatggaatattgtgtgcagttttagtctacttatctgaggaaggatgatctttctctggagggtgtgcagcaaaggtttaccagaccgattcctgggttggcaggacagacgtacgaggagagatcgaGTCCATTAgggttgtattcgctggagttcagaagaatggcggggatctcatagaaacctataaaattctaacagaactagacaagGGGATGCAAGAAAGATGttgccgatggtgggggtgtccagaaccaggggtcatggtctgaggatacggagtagaccatttaggactaaatgtggagaaatgaggagaaatgtcttcacttagagtggtgaacctgtggaatacgttaccacagaaagtagttgaggctagaAACATTGTATTTTTTCATGAAGCAGTTGGATGTAGCACTTGCggcaaagggatcaaaggatatggggggggggggggggggggggtgttgattagACAATAGTCTATTCAATATCTAGACAatagtttgatgatcagccatgatcataatgaatggagagcACGGCAGCGGCAATTAGAGCAGCCCGGTACCCCGGCTGGTTAGTGTGGGTGAGGTTGGTCACCCCCCTTCCCTTGTGTACGTCCCCATTCTGAACTGTGGGGCTCTTTGGCTTTTGTGCGACACAGATGACAATCCGCAGTCCGTTTGGTCCAGAACGGAACAAGTATTAAACTCCAAGTTGTCATTTTACACAATCACAAGGAATTGAAAATGATGCACAGGAGATGTCTATGGCGGAGGATTTTGAAGCCATTAGAAAGGATTTGATTGATGAACTTTACCGGGAACAAAATTCAAATGCATCACGCGTGGCTCTTCCACAAAAATGTTTATGTTTAAAGGATCGTATGTGTGTTCATCTTTGTATTAGACCTTTCACTAAAGCGGAGGTTGCACAAAATGAATCACAGGACTGTGTATCAATAGAAAACGCAACTGGTGTCGCCCTGAAACCACAAATTTCTTTGGGCCACAGAGAGGCACAGACTTTAGTAGATTAACAGAAATGCAGTGAAAGAGGAGGAGGCCATTAGAAAATCAGTACTTCATCTGTTTAAAGCGAGTGATCAATACAATGAGCGCTGTCAGCATCGTTCGCTAGATGCTCCAGAAGATAATACCAAGTTATGAGTAACCTGTGTGAATAGAAGCAAGATGTTCCAAAGGGACATAAACTAATAAGTGGGCAAAAGAATAGCACATGGAATACAACATGCAGAAATGAGGGAATAATCCACGAGGAGCAAAATCAGGGTATTTGTTAACCAGCAACGGACAAGGATTTGGAGGATAGTAGAGACTTGTGTATTCAGCGGCCCCCAAAAAAACAGTTTCCCAAAACTAATGTACAAAAGATAAACTGAAGGCAAATGGAAACTTTATTTTGAGAGGATTAAAATACTTGGGGAGTAAGCGATGCCTTCAATCTGGTGGGAATCATGAACTGAGGAATACCATAAATTTAGAGGTAGGCTCTTGAAATAAGGAAGCTTTATTCTATTATTACATAACGTGTAGTGGAAAGCTGGAATTTAGTCTACCAAAAGGCTATGAAGATTGGCTCAAGAGAAATTTTCACAACCAGAGAGATTATGTGTTAGGCAAGGGGGTGTCATATGGATCGAAAGCAAGTAAATGGATTTGACGTACATTTCCACTATGATGTAATTGATTGCTAGGACtggcaattcctgtcctcttgtccCTTTGTTCAAATTATCAGTAGATGTGCACGTTTAATTTAGGAAGAATCTTCTAAGTCTTAATaaaattgcctctcattcttctaaacttcagtgaatacaggcccaacctacttaacctcacCTCATGGAATTCCTCCACACTGTCACGAAACATACAcgttatctgcgagggtatcacAACTTGGAACGCCGGTTCATGGGGATCTATAGTTTGTTTGGTTTTTGGTGtgataccccagtgagaataaatggCCTAGTTGACATGTAACAAttgttaaagactatttattaaagatgatcataatgaatggcggaggcttgaagggccaaatagccaCTTCCTGCTCCTTTTTTCTCTGTTATTTTGTACTATGGTACTATGTACTATTGTACTAAGTACTATGCACTTCAAAGTAATTCACTCTACACAAAGCACCTTTGAGAGAATCTCCAGAGACGCTAATCACGGATCATTCTGACTCGTAGGCCCATGCTCAGCAGAAAAAGGCCTAAACCAGTCAAGTGCATTCATATTGGATCTTCCCAGAAGGGACCAAAAAACGCTCTGTAAAATGGGGAACTAtagggcggcacgatggtgcagtggttacagGAGGGGCTTTCATCCCAGGAGTCCAGGTCTGACAGCCAATGCACGAGGTATCAAAGGAAACACTACAATTAACCCAAAAGCAAAAGGTCCCCATCAGTGCACGACACTCAGCCATCCCCCAACCctatcacagctctcccccactcacagcTCTCCCCATACAGGTGCACAGGGCTGTCCTAAAGTCACCACCTAATATTCATAGGAAAACCTCCCCCTGCCCCGGATATAGAGTTAAATGctttccttaaaaaaaaaaaatacaaacaaCTGATACAGAATAAAGGAAAGACTTTGATTGTTCAGGTAATGTCAGGGCATTCACCAATTGATAGGGAACTGAAAGCTTATACACATTGCAAACTCGACTAAAAATTAAATCTAGAAAGATGCTCGCCCTCTTTCAAAGGATTGCTGCTTCTGGGTTATTCAATCCCAAACTGGCAGGTACAGAGGGGTTAACACCGTCCAGgtgcaactctttttttttttaaagataaatttagagtacccaattaattttttccaatgaaggggcaatttaacgtgaccaatccacctaccctgcacatctttgggttgtgggggtgaaacccacgcaaacacggggagaatgtgcaaactccacacggacagtgacctggcctGGTGCTGTTCTGCTCCTGAAGAGCTGTACACCACTCTGCCAGGGTGGTTCCTGCCCCTCCCTCTCCAGGCAGAGTAGACCACTGCTAGAGTTGCACCTGgatagggcatcacggtggcgcagtgggttagccctgctgcctcacagtgccgaggtcccaggttcgatcccggtctagAAAGCTTtgctgcactcacctcaaagtctcttgcCAACTGAGGGGCATCCTGTGCATGCCATGGTTTAGGAATCGGGTTTGATGCCAACATGATTTGCCACTGGCATGACAAGATTGGAACGCCTGATGGGACACTGCTGGGCAGCAGTTTTTTAATGACCATAAATGACGTTCACTCCGCCTGTCAGAGGGATGGCcgacccgccattgggagaattgcaacatgaTTTTAACGTTTTACGAGTCAAAAAGTTTCAGACTTTTTGGTTCTCTCCAGATTCTCCACGCCCACCCACCTGTCACCAAACACGccaggggagaattccaccctttatCCCGCTCCTCCTGGGCAGCAGGAACATTCTATGGTTTAGTTTAATGAGTAAGCCACCCTTTCTGTCCCTCACTTGAGTGCACATTCTTCATGTCTGAATCTAGATTGTAAAAGGCGATTCACCTTTGCAAGTATCACAATCAAGTCACTGCCCCTCACCCGTCAAACATACGCAGTGTCCAGAAGGAGTGACTGGATAAGCTGTGAGCACGGGTATCAGCCCAGCGAGCACGGAGGCCAACTTTGGCAATACTAATGCCAGTCTAGCTGGTGCCAGCAACTTAGAGAAGCGATAAATTAAATAATGGCCCCACAATGCCATTCCACACCAGGTGGTACAGTTATCTACAGTCACCAGTCGAGTTCCAAGATGGCCGTTTCAGAATATCTGACCACCAGGTACAGTAGAGGAGTCTTGGGGAGTAAAAGGATACAGAAAGGTCAAGTCCCATGGTTCCCAGACTGCCGACCAACCAGGGAAAATGATGCACCATGTAGTTAACCACACTTTGCCCTTTTCTCGGGACTTTCAGGATCACACTCAGGCCGTACGCAAGATTCCCTATAATCATCAGGGCAAAGAGGGTGGGGGAGACGCCTTCCGTCGACTTCCTACGCCACTGAGAAGAAAACTTACACGTTTTAAAAACGAAAATACAAATAGCGACACAAGAAATATCGGTTATGCTTcctccgcaccgccccccccccccccccgccaccccccccaccccccacgccacccccccccacgccacccccccaccccccgccaccccccccccccaccccccccccccaccccacccccccccccaccccaccccccccaccccccacgccaccccccaccccccccaaccccaccccccccaccccccaccccccccccacccccccccccaccccccccccacccccccccacccccccccaccccccccacccccccaaccccaccccccccaccccccacgccaccccccacccccccccaccccccacgccaccccccaccccccccccaccccccccaccaccccccaccccccaaccaccccccccaccccccaaccccaccccccccaccccccacgccaccccccaccacccccccccacccccccaccacccccccccacccccccccccgcaccccccccccgcaccccgccccccccacccccccccccaccaccccccccgcaccccccccccgcaccccgccccccccacccccccccccaccacccccccccccccgcacccccccccccgcaccccgccccccccacccccccccccaccaccccccccccccgcaccccccccccccgcaccccccccccccaccccccccccccaccaccccccccccccaccaccccccccccccccgcaccccccccccccccccccccccccgccaccgccgCCAGTCCTTCTGGGGTTTGGGTGCACGACTGGCTTCTGTGTTGCACAGTGAGTAACCATCAGCCCAACAGCCCCAAACACTTACGTTTCTGCGCAGCTGAGGCAACCTTGATACCAGGTAAAACACAGACGACAAGCCGCCAATCGTAAAACCAATGATTTCTTTCGTAGTAAATTTCTGCAAATGGCAAAACGACAGGGTAACGCAAGATAAATAATTTTACAAATGCATGTgaactgggagcaggggtaggccgacTCGActggagcctgctccgtcattcacggAGGTCACAGTGGGTCTGGTTGAAAGGCAGGCGAGACTTTTTTTCCCCTGCAATTAAACTTTTGAGATTCCAAATGGAGTCAGGAGAGGAACTTTGCTGCAATCAAGCTTTCCAACCAATTATTCAAAGTCTTGCTCTCTTGCAAAAATAAAAATAGATAAAGGAGACAGCAGCTTATTTGATTGGGTTCACAATAAAGTTGGCACATGACATGCACACTCAGCATATATTTAGGAATTAACAAaggagcagagagaaagagagagagagaaagctatcaAAGCTTTTAGAGTTTCTTTCCCCATAGTTGAGAAAGCAAAAAATAAACAGAATCCTCAGCCTAATAGAGTTAGAAAAAGGGACTGTTAAACCTGATTTGTGAAAACAGATGCAGAAGGGATTTACAAAAAGGTGTGAAAGCATTTTAGCAAACACTTCTACAGACAAGATGCTTGTAGAAGTTGGTAACTCTTTTGTAAACTGCAATTGATCCTGGATTAATGGTAAATTGTGAATGAGATTGAGCGATTGTGAATGAGATTGAGCGATTGTGAATGAGATTGAGCGATTGTGAATGAGATTGAGCGATTGTGAATGAGATTGAGCGATTGTGAATGAGATTGAGCGATTGTGAATGAGATTGAGCGATTGTGAATGAGATTGAGCGATTGTGAATGAGATTGAGCGATTGTGAATGAGATTGAGCGATTGTGAATGAGATTGAGCGATTGTGAATGAGATTGAGCGATTGTGAATGAGATTGAGCGATTGTGAATGAGATTGAGCGATTGTGAATGAGATTGAGCGATTGTGAATGAGATTGAGCGATTGTAATTCACCAAATgtattaaaggatatggggcaaAGACATATATGTGGAGTTCGATCGCAACTCAGCCATTAAATGCCAGAAAAGGCTCGACGGGCAAAATTCTTTTCCTACCTCATGAGTTACGTAGAGAATCTAGGGAAATGGAAGGGGAGTGGGTGTTAAGTGTGGGATCTTTCCAGTAgggcagagagagttacagtgagattaGACAGAGATGTTCAACATGGAGAGGTTTTGATACAGGTTTGAGGATTAGGGTTCTGAATGCTCATCATTTTCTCTCTTCAGTTAATCAGCCAGGGATCCATTTCCTCAATTCCATCCCTTCATGATATTCAAACTGCTTGTACCAGGCTACATGCAACCTCCAAGCAATGGCAACTGAGCAATGGTTACCCAAATACCTCTGGCAATTGAGAGATGCAAGGATGATTTGTGCAGTTTGGTATTTTTTGAGCCTGGAGGGTTGCGGAAGGCAGTtcttagtttttttttttaaaaattggtgaaTAAATCCACAAATACCAAGATTTATTTGCATCAGCAACCACAAGCATACGAGATATGGTACGTTAAACAGCTGGCCCAGACCAAATGAATACACACCAAAACAGCTCATGGAAGACAAAATGTTTGAACATCTGTGCCTTAAAGGATGTGACTGGTCCGAGATAAACTCGCGTAGACTCGGGCAGATGATATCAATTGTGCAGAAGGTGATGGTTAAGTTAGGACTGACCTGGTTAGCGGATAAATCAGAAACAGTCAATAGAGAACGGCTAGTGAACTTCCGCATCCCTTGAATCGGAGATCCAAAGCCTTCCCCTGGTAGCATGGAGACAGTTGCTCCGAGTATCATAAATACAGCAATGGCGTTGATTGCAGTCCCATCTGAAATAAACCAGTTTTAAATGCTTCGCACATCTGAAACATTTTAATTCTTTAGAAGTGATTTGAAGTATTTGCTCAGTGATCAGAGTTAATAAGTACAAATACAAATAGAAAGCGCTGGAAATATTCATTAATCCAAGATTGACCATGATAGTGGATGcacgggggcggcatgtggcgcagtggttagcactgaggactgcagcgctgaggaccgggtttgaatcccagccctgggtcactgtccgcgtggagtttgcacattctccccatgtctgcgtgggtttcacccccacaacccaaaatgtgcagggtagatggatttgccaggttaaaaattgccccttaaattggaaaaaaaataattgggtactctaaatttttaaaaaatgatagtgGATGCACTAgtgagtaatcttccaagaatccctaaattctggaaaagtcccagaggattgaaaaactGCCGGTTGAACACCTTTATTtataaaaggagggagacaaaaagcaaGAAACTAtcggccggttagcttaacttccgtcattgggaaaatgttagagtccattataaaggatgttacagcagagcatttagaaatgcatcatTTAATCAAGCAGGGTTAGCATGGCTTCATAAAGGGGAATTCACACCATAAAttaattagaattctttgaggtggtagcgAGCAGGATAGATGAACGGGatacagtagatgtaatatacttggattttcaaaatTCATTCAATAAGGCTACTTCATTAGGTAAGAGCCTGTGGTGTTGGgattagtatattagcatggataggggGATTGGTTAACTGATAGAAGTTGGGATAAGagcggcattttcaggatggcagcctatAACTAGTGGAGTCCCACAGGGATGTGTGCTGAGGACATTATTCTTTACAATACATATattaaatgatttagatgagggaagtgaatgtactattgccaagtttgcagatgacacaaaactagggaaggcaagtggtgaggatgacagtttacagagggatatataccagttaggtgagtgggcaacaacttggcagatggaataaaatgctAGCTTGCAAGTTCTGCAGGCaattgggaagacaaatggaaGGCTGACCTATTATTTCAAAGGgagtggagtataaaaatagggaagtcctgcaaaAACTATTCAAGGCActaattagaccacacctggaataccaggaactgttttggtccccttatccaaggaaagatatgctggcatTGAAAGCAGTCAGGTTCA from Scyliorhinus torazame isolate Kashiwa2021f chromosome 16, sScyTor2.1, whole genome shotgun sequence includes:
- the LOC140392718 gene encoding lysosomal amino acid transporter 1 homolog isoform X2: MSERIPVRLEIFGRVHRIRQGHSQCCPGVVFRLVLHGVCFPCFNSIRNGNMDQAVSFWFLLGWLAGDSCNFVGAFIAQQLPMQTYTAVYYVIVDLVMVSMYSYYKLKNRSRQYGTAINAIAVFMILGATVSMLPGEGFGSPIQGMRKFTSRSLLTVSDLSANQKFTTKEIIGFTIGGLSSVFYLVSRLPQLRRNWRRKSTEGVSPTLFALMIIGNLAYGLSVILKVPRKGQSVVNYMVHHFPWLVGSLGTMGLDLSILCQFFIYREQNSEERTPLIFAGGH
- the LOC140392718 gene encoding lysosomal amino acid transporter 1 homolog isoform X1, with amino-acid sequence MMAGASTGNFTSECPNGSLFVWKFLEECTEYDRDIASVALGLFSVLCFMVSAFPQCFNSIRNGNMDQAVSFWFLLGWLAGDSCNFVGAFIAQQLPMQTYTAVYYVIVDLVMVSMYSYYKLKNRSRQYGTAINAIAVFMILGATVSMLPGEGFGSPIQGMRKFTSRSLLTVSDLSANQKFTTKEIIGFTIGGLSSVFYLVSRLPQLRRNWRRKSTEGVSPTLFALMIIGNLAYGLSVILKVPRKGQSVVNYMVHHFPWLVGSLGTMGLDLSILCQFFIYREQNSEERTPLIFAGGH